The proteins below come from a single Streptomyces tubercidicus genomic window:
- a CDS encoding non-ribosomal peptide synthetase, giving the protein MLPLSSSQEIVWLHEQVQPGSRAYNFTAALDLWGTLDTDALRDGLTAALNRHAGLRLELVAVAGAMPGQRVAESCAPRLHAVDLSGAADPESAFQELLRTEAETPLDTYEAPLLRWTLVRLADGRHRLIHVEHHLIHDGHSFAILLRDVFTVYRGRVLGEPVELPPAPSYADHVRARSGDEATAERRDGLEFWAGALREMSYDMPLPGLARPGAKRRHHGGQLRQSIGADLAERLRAHARDRGLTPFATLLGLFAELLRRHSGRSQMVIGTAVGNRPRGFEETVGMFVNTIPLPLRLDPAAPAEESMDEVTDTLIRALPHQEVPIQELTRALGLHTSGADNPLFDVMFSAHDAELPDIEVPGLDITLFEGFNTGTTRFDLDVVLLPDDRRGVGPRHGAAGMTLVWDYDADLFGEDVAKLLAGRFLDLLRGYLDAPGTALADLAPPPVPSALPAAAPQPPRHDPLDPATAHDRSLPALLTGARRLTYGDLADRVAALAERMLAAGVTAGQPVAAVLPRGADSVVTLLACLRTRAVYCPLSPSDPPARLALLLERLSPALVLTSEQAPVPVPDGLPSATVDAAVLPPARAAAAVPGAAYLIHTSGSTGIPKPVAVGRAALENHLTGAAERFGLRQGDRVLLFAQPSFDVALEEVLPSLYAGACLVAPEREVPTGTELAELLAAARVTVANLPTSYFLATRQEMRSVLRDGHWAPRLLVLGGERLPVDALRAFLADTDSTVLNVYGVTEAAVSSTVHEITRDSLTDGAEIPLGTELPGERVHVLDAHHRPLPDGAVGELAIAGAGLAEGYVGNPEVTDARFIHVEALGGERVYLTGDRGYRGRDGLLYFLGRLDHQIKLRGYRIELEEVEAAASAALGGRSCAVVLDREAPGGPRLVGFLESADENGPWDEQALHTELSQRLPSALVPGRWDRLDVMPRLAGGKPDRTALTRRAAALEPAAPAEEPAGELPVEPADPMTALLVEGWREALGHGRFDLSSHFFRSGGHSLLAAQLASWLEPRLGKRPPLRLLFQNPVLTDQAAALAAVGAPTPVPAAPTTVTESR; this is encoded by the coding sequence ATGCTTCCGCTCTCCTCCTCGCAGGAGATCGTCTGGCTGCACGAACAGGTGCAACCGGGCAGCCGCGCCTACAACTTCACCGCCGCCCTCGACCTGTGGGGCACGCTCGACACCGACGCGCTGCGCGACGGACTCACCGCCGCCCTGAACCGGCACGCCGGTCTGCGGCTGGAACTCGTCGCCGTCGCCGGGGCGATGCCGGGCCAGCGGGTCGCCGAGTCCTGTGCGCCGCGGCTGCACGCGGTGGATCTGAGCGGGGCGGCGGACCCGGAGTCCGCGTTCCAGGAGCTGCTGCGCACGGAGGCGGAGACCCCGCTCGACACGTACGAGGCACCGCTGCTGCGCTGGACGCTGGTGCGGCTGGCGGACGGCCGGCACCGGCTCATCCACGTCGAACACCATCTGATCCATGACGGCCACTCGTTCGCGATCCTGCTGCGGGACGTGTTCACCGTCTACCGGGGCCGCGTCCTGGGCGAGCCGGTGGAGCTGCCGCCGGCCCCCTCGTACGCCGACCATGTCCGCGCCCGGTCCGGGGACGAGGCGACCGCGGAGCGGCGGGACGGGCTGGAGTTCTGGGCCGGGGCGCTGCGGGAGATGTCCTATGACATGCCGCTGCCCGGTCTGGCCCGGCCCGGTGCCAAGCGGCGGCACCACGGCGGCCAGCTGCGCCAGTCGATCGGCGCGGATCTGGCGGAGCGGCTCCGTGCGCACGCCCGTGACCGTGGTCTGACGCCGTTCGCCACGCTCCTCGGGCTCTTCGCCGAGCTGCTGCGCCGGCACAGCGGCCGCTCGCAGATGGTGATCGGGACCGCGGTCGGCAACCGTCCGCGCGGTTTCGAGGAAACCGTGGGCATGTTCGTCAACACCATTCCGCTCCCGCTCCGGCTGGATCCGGCGGCCCCGGCCGAGGAGTCCATGGACGAGGTGACCGACACCCTCATCCGCGCGCTGCCGCACCAGGAGGTGCCGATCCAGGAGCTGACCCGCGCGCTGGGGCTGCACACCTCGGGGGCGGACAACCCGCTGTTCGACGTCATGTTCAGCGCGCACGACGCCGAACTGCCCGACATCGAGGTCCCCGGCCTGGACATCACCCTGTTCGAGGGCTTCAACACCGGCACCACCCGGTTCGACCTGGACGTGGTGCTGCTGCCGGACGACCGCCGCGGTGTCGGCCCCCGGCACGGCGCGGCGGGCATGACCCTGGTCTGGGACTACGACGCCGACCTATTCGGTGAGGACGTGGCGAAGCTGCTGGCCGGGCGGTTCCTGGATCTGCTGCGCGGGTATCTCGACGCGCCGGGCACCGCGCTCGCCGACCTGGCGCCGCCGCCGGTGCCGTCGGCCCTTCCGGCCGCCGCTCCGCAGCCGCCGCGGCACGACCCGCTCGACCCCGCCACCGCCCACGACCGCTCGCTGCCCGCCCTGCTCACCGGCGCCCGCCGGCTCACCTACGGGGACCTGGCGGACCGGGTCGCCGCGCTCGCGGAGCGGATGCTGGCGGCGGGGGTGACCGCCGGTCAGCCGGTGGCCGCGGTGCTGCCCCGCGGTGCCGACTCGGTGGTGACGCTGCTGGCGTGTCTGCGGACCCGGGCGGTGTACTGCCCGCTCTCGCCGTCCGATCCGCCGGCCCGGCTGGCGCTGCTGCTGGAGCGGCTGAGCCCGGCGCTGGTGCTGACCTCGGAGCAGGCCCCGGTCCCCGTTCCCGACGGGCTGCCGTCGGCCACCGTCGACGCCGCGGTGCTGCCGCCGGCGCGGGCGGCCGCGGCCGTGCCCGGTGCCGCGTACCTCATTCACACCTCCGGCTCGACGGGCATCCCCAAGCCCGTGGCCGTCGGCCGCGCGGCGCTGGAGAACCATCTGACCGGAGCGGCCGAGCGGTTCGGCCTGCGCCAGGGTGACCGGGTGCTGCTGTTCGCCCAGCCGTCGTTCGACGTGGCCCTCGAAGAGGTGCTGCCGTCGCTGTACGCCGGGGCGTGTCTGGTCGCCCCCGAGCGGGAGGTGCCGACCGGCACCGAGCTGGCCGAACTGCTGGCCGCCGCCCGGGTCACCGTGGCCAATCTGCCCACCAGCTACTTCCTGGCCACCCGTCAGGAAATGCGGTCCGTACTGCGCGACGGTCACTGGGCGCCGCGGCTGCTGGTGCTCGGCGGTGAACGCCTCCCGGTGGATGCGCTGCGCGCGTTCCTGGCCGACACCGACAGCACCGTGCTCAATGTCTACGGCGTCACCGAGGCCGCGGTCAGCTCCACCGTGCACGAGATCACCCGGGACAGCCTCACCGACGGGGCGGAGATCCCGCTCGGCACCGAGCTGCCCGGCGAGCGGGTGCATGTGCTGGACGCCCACCACCGGCCGCTGCCGGACGGCGCGGTCGGTGAACTGGCCATCGCCGGGGCGGGGTTGGCCGAAGGCTATGTGGGCAACCCCGAGGTCACCGACGCCCGGTTCATCCATGTCGAGGCGCTCGGCGGTGAGCGGGTCTACCTCACCGGTGACCGCGGCTACCGCGGCCGCGACGGACTGCTGTACTTCCTGGGCCGCCTGGACCACCAGATCAAACTGCGCGGCTACCGCATCGAACTGGAAGAGGTGGAGGCGGCCGCCTCGGCCGCGCTCGGCGGCCGGTCCTGCGCCGTCGTCCTGGACCGCGAGGCCCCGGGCGGGCCCCGGCTGGTCGGCTTCCTGGAGAGCGCGGACGAGAACGGGCCCTGGGACGAGCAGGCGTTGCACACGGAGCTGAGCCAACGGCTGCCGAGCGCCCTCGTACCGGGACGCTGGGACCGGCTCGACGTCATGCCGAGGCTGGCGGGCGGCAAGCCCGACCGCACCGCGCTGACCCGCAGGGCCGCCGCGCTGGAGCCGGCCGCCCCCGCCGAGGAGCCCGCCGGTGAGCTGCCCGTGGAGCCGGCCGATCCGATGACGGCGCTGCTCGTCGAGGGCTGGCGTGAGGCCCTGGGCCACGGCCGTTTCGACCTGTCCTCGCACTTCTTCCGGTCCGGTGGGCACTCGCTGCTCGCCGCCCAGCTGGCCTCCTGGCTGGAGCCGCGGCTGGGGAAGCGTCCGCCGCTGCGGCTGCTGTTCCAGAACCCGGTGCTGACCGACCAGGCCGCCGCGCTGGCTGCCGTCGGCGCTCCCACGCCCGTTCCCGCCGCCCCGACCACCGTGACGGAGTCCCGATGA
- a CDS encoding non-ribosomal peptide synthetase: MTQPMTARTAAPTTAGALSVAHGARPTADGASGVLSAFEEWVRRSPDAPAVIDGTHRWTYRQIGAAADEAAEALRDRVRPGDLVGVCLDRSAALVVTAVALARIGAVYLPLGPRPGERRTDAVTEDLNVRCLIGDPELLPPRHRSADRLNLALPGEGTNATATVVAAFATPAAAAHSTPAGAFYAVLTSGSTGRPKAVAVGEPALGGLLDWYRATTGLGPGDRQSLLIGVAFDPHLLELWAGLTSGAALVPAPDAVRWDSVVLTDWWRTAGVSVAVTATPMAEPLLDRPWPQDLRLRHLFVGGDRLRRRPGAEVTATVHNAYGPAEATVITTTHAMHGTDSAADTDTAPPIGRPVPGVTVLVADADGRPVERGTEGELLIGGSGLALGYLDPELTARRFVPVSEGVDLPGVERLYRTGDRVRMAADGRLEFLGRLDDQVKISGVRIEPAEVEAAFEQDPAVLSAVVTAPRTADGRARLVAYVRAADGAGLTADALLPALRTWLPEQAVPSDIRIVGSFPLDANGKVDRAELTRRAAESGAPRTDGTAPDGEAPDGGTPGEVTGATPGERLVLSAARDLLGRPGISLAENFTGAGGTSVLAARLLTVIEKESGVRLRAPELLRQPDLRAVARLVDQRTAARQPAGA, from the coding sequence ATGACCCAGCCGATGACCGCCCGGACGGCGGCCCCGACCACCGCCGGCGCGCTCAGCGTCGCGCACGGCGCCCGGCCCACCGCCGACGGCGCGAGCGGAGTCCTCAGCGCCTTCGAGGAGTGGGTCCGCCGCTCCCCCGACGCTCCCGCGGTGATCGACGGGACGCACCGCTGGACGTACCGGCAGATCGGCGCCGCCGCCGACGAGGCCGCCGAGGCGCTGCGCGACCGGGTACGGCCCGGGGACCTGGTCGGGGTCTGCCTCGACCGGTCGGCCGCCCTCGTGGTGACCGCCGTCGCGCTCGCCCGGATCGGCGCCGTCTATCTGCCGCTGGGGCCCCGCCCCGGTGAGCGCCGTACCGACGCCGTCACCGAGGATCTGAACGTCCGCTGTCTGATCGGCGATCCCGAGCTGCTGCCGCCCCGGCACCGCAGCGCCGACCGGCTGAATCTGGCGCTTCCCGGCGAGGGGACCAATGCCACCGCCACCGTCGTGGCGGCGTTCGCCACACCCGCCGCCGCCGCGCATTCCACGCCCGCCGGGGCGTTCTACGCCGTGCTGACCTCCGGCTCCACCGGCCGCCCCAAGGCGGTGGCCGTCGGTGAGCCCGCGCTCGGCGGGCTGCTCGACTGGTACCGCGCGACGACCGGTCTCGGCCCCGGTGACCGGCAGTCGCTGCTGATCGGCGTCGCGTTCGATCCGCATCTGCTGGAGCTGTGGGCCGGGCTGACGTCCGGCGCGGCGCTGGTGCCCGCGCCGGACGCGGTCCGCTGGGACTCCGTGGTGCTCACCGACTGGTGGCGTACGGCCGGGGTGTCGGTGGCGGTCACGGCGACCCCGATGGCCGAGCCGCTGCTGGACCGGCCCTGGCCCCAGGACCTGAGGCTGCGTCATCTGTTCGTGGGCGGTGACCGGCTGCGCCGCCGTCCCGGCGCGGAGGTGACCGCCACCGTCCACAACGCCTACGGACCGGCCGAGGCCACCGTCATCACCACCACCCATGCCATGCACGGCACGGACAGTGCGGCGGACACGGACACCGCGCCCCCGATCGGCCGCCCCGTACCGGGTGTGACGGTGCTCGTCGCCGACGCGGACGGCCGGCCCGTCGAGCGCGGTACGGAGGGCGAACTCCTCATCGGTGGAAGCGGGTTGGCGCTCGGCTATCTGGACCCCGAGCTGACCGCGCGCCGATTCGTGCCCGTGTCCGAGGGCGTCGATCTGCCGGGCGTGGAGCGGCTGTACCGCACCGGGGACCGGGTGCGGATGGCTGCCGACGGGCGGCTGGAGTTCCTCGGCCGGCTCGATGACCAGGTCAAGATCAGCGGGGTCCGGATCGAACCGGCCGAAGTGGAGGCCGCGTTCGAGCAGGACCCGGCGGTGCTGAGCGCCGTCGTCACCGCGCCGCGCACCGCCGACGGCCGGGCCCGTCTGGTGGCGTACGTACGGGCCGCGGACGGTGCCGGGCTCACGGCGGACGCACTGCTGCCCGCCCTGCGCACCTGGCTGCCCGAGCAGGCCGTCCCCTCGGACATACGGATCGTCGGCTCCTTCCCGCTGGACGCCAACGGCAAGGTGGACCGCGCCGAGCTGACCCGGCGGGCCGCCGAATCCGGCGCGCCCCGCACCGACGGCACCGCCCCGGACGGCGAAGCGCCCGACGGTGGCACCCCCGGTGAGGTCACCGGTGCCACCCCCGGTGAGCGGCTGGTGCTGAGCGCCGCCCGCGATCTGCTCGGCCGGCCCGGGATCTCCCTGGCGGAGAACTTCACCGGGGCCGGCGGCACCTCCGTGCTCGCCGCCCGGCTGCTGACCGTCATCGAGAAGGAGAGCGGGGTACGGCTGCGCGCCCCCGAGCTGCTGCGCCAGCCGGATCTGCGCGCCGTGGCCCGACTCGTCGATCAGCGAACTGCCGCCCGGCAGCCGGCGGGAGCCTGA
- a CDS encoding non-ribosomal peptide synthetase, with the protein MTARTPAFPSSPDARKEGPVPTEGTPSPAHRPSGEHTAPVPAAGRPAPAAGLPTLVAWHATRTPHALAVADGDTTLTYAQLVTSGRALAGYLREHGVGTGDSVALMMPRSARTVVAQLALWWAGAVCVPLDPAHPRARSEALAAEAGVTLTVGDSKLLESAALTGATLALPGEPLVDDGDLPAAAPGPDATAFIMFTSGSTGRPKGVAVPHHAIAELVSDPAYLTLTARDRVLFHSPMTFDASTFEVWGALANGAAVVVCTDERPSFEDLARHVERHSVTVAFFTTALFHQLAGRRSRIFSLLRTVIVGGEALSAHHARAVLGAFPWLELVNGYGPTEATTFTTTHRVTDADCDGRLPIGRPIAGAAVHLLDDTGRPVPDGAQGELWIGGSRLAHGYTGQPELTAERFVDHPGLGRLYRTGDLVSRRPDGLLDFHGRTDDQVKVRGFRIEPAEIEHALRERPEVADAAVTVHRPSPDDARLAAFVVAAPGPVPRPDALRDRLAAVLPAHLVPDEVRFVDALPLTPSGKVDRRALTDLVTTDGPGAPAGPLGPLEQAVAEIWSRSLGRDVTRADADFLALGGHSLLALAVTDDLREELGVELSLADFFAAPTVAGHAALVERALLATHRDLHPGAPEATDDH; encoded by the coding sequence ATGACCGCCCGCACCCCCGCGTTTCCGTCCTCCCCCGACGCCCGGAAGGAAGGCCCCGTGCCCACCGAAGGCACCCCGTCCCCCGCACACCGCCCGTCCGGTGAGCACACCGCGCCCGTCCCGGCGGCCGGCCGGCCCGCGCCCGCGGCCGGTCTGCCGACCCTGGTGGCCTGGCACGCCACCCGGACCCCGCACGCCCTGGCCGTGGCGGACGGCGACACCACGCTCACCTATGCGCAACTCGTCACGTCGGGCCGGGCGCTCGCCGGATATCTGCGCGAGCACGGCGTCGGCACGGGTGACTCCGTGGCGCTGATGATGCCCCGCAGCGCCCGGACGGTCGTCGCCCAGCTCGCCCTGTGGTGGGCGGGCGCCGTGTGTGTGCCGCTCGATCCAGCGCATCCGCGGGCCCGTTCCGAGGCCCTGGCCGCCGAAGCGGGCGTGACGCTGACCGTCGGCGACAGCAAGCTGCTCGAATCCGCTGCGCTCACCGGCGCCACCCTCGCGCTGCCCGGTGAGCCGCTGGTGGACGACGGCGACCTCCCGGCGGCCGCACCGGGCCCGGACGCCACCGCGTTCATCATGTTCACCTCGGGCTCCACCGGCCGCCCCAAGGGGGTGGCGGTGCCGCACCACGCCATCGCCGAGCTGGTCTCCGATCCGGCGTATCTCACCCTCACCGCCCGCGACCGGGTGCTCTTCCACTCGCCGATGACCTTCGACGCCTCGACCTTCGAGGTGTGGGGAGCCCTGGCCAACGGTGCCGCGGTGGTGGTGTGCACCGACGAACGGCCGTCATTCGAGGACCTGGCCCGGCACGTCGAGCGCCACAGCGTCACCGTCGCGTTCTTCACCACCGCGCTCTTCCACCAGCTGGCCGGCCGCCGCTCCCGGATCTTCTCGCTGCTGCGCACGGTGATCGTGGGCGGCGAGGCGCTGTCCGCGCACCACGCCCGTGCGGTGCTGGGTGCCTTCCCCTGGCTGGAGCTGGTCAACGGCTACGGGCCGACGGAGGCGACGACCTTCACCACCACCCACCGGGTCACCGACGCCGACTGCGACGGCCGGCTGCCCATCGGCCGGCCGATCGCCGGGGCGGCCGTGCACCTCCTCGATGACACCGGGCGGCCGGTGCCGGACGGTGCGCAGGGCGAGCTGTGGATCGGCGGCAGCCGGCTGGCGCACGGCTACACCGGGCAGCCGGAGCTGACCGCCGAGCGCTTCGTCGACCACCCCGGCCTGGGGCGGCTCTACCGCACCGGTGACCTGGTCTCCCGGCGCCCGGACGGGCTCCTCGACTTCCATGGGCGCACGGACGACCAGGTGAAGGTGCGCGGCTTCCGGATCGAACCGGCCGAGATCGAACACGCCCTGCGGGAGCGGCCCGAGGTCGCCGACGCGGCCGTGACCGTGCACCGCCCCTCCCCCGACGACGCCCGGCTGGCCGCGTTCGTCGTGGCCGCGCCCGGACCGGTCCCCCGTCCCGACGCGCTGCGCGACCGGCTCGCCGCCGTGCTGCCCGCCCATCTGGTGCCCGACGAGGTGCGGTTCGTCGACGCGCTGCCGCTCACGCCCTCCGGCAAGGTCGACCGCCGCGCCCTGACGGACCTGGTCACGACGGACGGGCCGGGCGCTCCCGCCGGTCCGCTCGGTCCGCTGGAGCAGGCGGTCGCCGAGATCTGGAGCCGGTCGCTGGGCCGTGACGTCACCCGCGCGGATGCCGACTTCCTCGCGCTGGGCGGCCATTCACTGCTGGCGCTCGCCGTCACCGACGATCTGCGCGAGGAACTCGGCGTCGAACTGAGCCTCGCCGACTTCTTCGCCGCCCCCACCGTGGCGGGACACGCCGCGCTGGTCGAGCGCGCACTGCTCGCCACGCACCGCGATCTGCACCCCGGCGCCCCGGAGGCCACCGATGACCACTGA
- a CDS encoding condensation domain-containing protein yields MTTDTPAPAALQEELLRRARSRAARPAAVPAPVHHGPAPLSHAQRRMWLMDRLGQGGASYSVPFATRLRGPLDLDALTAALTALVGRHEILRTRYGQRDGEPYQEVLPAPESMALRVVDTAADGADTLLAEEAHRPFDLAAGPLPRALVLRHGPQDHTVLLTFHHIALDGASLETVAGELAELYAAAARGESAEQPAPPQYADFARREQAAADRLEQGLRRCEARLEGVSPLRLPRPAQPPAGHAARSAGTHTAPLDPRVPAALRELGRQHRATLFTVALAAAFAALHRFTGQDDLVIGVAGSHRQGAEMRGLVGLCVNTLPVRVNTGGDPSFTALVERVREALLDAQQCREVPFDLVLERLGAAARGTDGTALIRVTADVLGEPTTLRLPDTVGEYVEVGPAEAKFDLSFGLVDTDAPAGLVQYGRAALDEEAAAGLGAHYGALLTAVADEPGVRLSQLPGAVPAAPDQTDGHPAEALLRAHPGVAEATVLETAGGPLLAYAVLREIGGPAPAELRSRLRAELAPELVPATVTLLDALPRTADGTVDPARLPGVPSAPAPEGARAEAVTEGFTALLGRQPGPDEDFFLLGGHSLVAVQLAERLREALTLPLTGLDIMQARTPRAVTALLDARAAERAAAPTVTTARPRRSREGTVLVTGGTGGVGAFVLRELAARGRPVLALARPESAHLVAGDGVDVIEGDLTDLDGLRKAVDSADAVIHAACTFTRPEVDVTAMAAMVGAWSRGPFVFVSSVDAYGRPAGEWVAEESAPGHPLSAYGQAKLDCEALLLRAAGSEGRGGASAVRSPLVWGPHQRLRDQLRWGATGLLYQAAREGRPIALPRPGTGGHAWYGAAWVHAAALARSVVSCLDSPVHGVANAVSGHVTWRDLAGALTELLGSDSEILETDEVHPDLDHRWHYHSDRLSPSLRLQPGEDWRSVLAAMTDPSEG; encoded by the coding sequence ATGACCACTGACACCCCCGCCCCGGCGGCGCTCCAGGAGGAACTGCTGCGCCGGGCACGCTCCCGCGCGGCCCGCCCCGCCGCCGTCCCCGCGCCCGTCCACCACGGGCCCGCACCGCTCTCCCACGCCCAGCGCCGGATGTGGCTGATGGACCGGCTGGGACAGGGCGGCGCGTCGTACAGCGTGCCGTTCGCCACCCGGCTGCGCGGTCCGCTCGATCTGGACGCGCTGACCGCCGCGCTGACGGCACTGGTCGGCCGCCACGAGATTCTGCGTACCCGGTACGGGCAACGGGACGGCGAGCCTTACCAGGAGGTGCTGCCCGCGCCGGAGTCGATGGCGCTGCGCGTCGTGGACACGGCCGCCGACGGAGCCGACACCCTGCTGGCCGAGGAGGCGCACCGCCCGTTCGACCTCGCCGCCGGTCCGCTGCCGCGTGCTCTGGTGCTGCGGCACGGTCCGCAGGACCACACCGTACTGCTGACGTTCCATCACATCGCGCTGGACGGCGCCTCCTTGGAGACCGTCGCCGGGGAGCTGGCCGAGCTCTACGCGGCCGCTGCCCGGGGCGAGTCCGCCGAGCAGCCGGCTCCGCCGCAGTACGCGGACTTCGCGCGGCGGGAGCAGGCCGCCGCCGACCGCCTCGAACAGGGCCTGCGCCGCTGCGAAGCCCGCCTCGAAGGTGTCTCCCCGCTGCGTCTGCCCCGCCCCGCGCAGCCGCCCGCCGGCCATGCCGCCCGGTCCGCCGGAACGCACACCGCCCCGCTCGACCCGCGGGTGCCCGCGGCCCTGCGCGAGCTGGGCCGGCAGCACCGGGCCACCCTGTTCACTGTGGCCCTCGCCGCGGCCTTCGCCGCCCTGCACCGCTTCACCGGCCAGGACGACCTGGTGATCGGGGTCGCCGGCAGCCACCGGCAGGGCGCGGAGATGCGCGGTCTGGTCGGGCTGTGCGTCAACACCCTCCCGGTGCGGGTGAACACGGGCGGCGATCCGTCCTTCACCGCGCTGGTGGAGCGCGTACGGGAAGCGCTGCTGGACGCCCAGCAGTGCCGCGAGGTGCCCTTCGATCTCGTCCTGGAGCGCCTCGGCGCCGCCGCCCGCGGCACGGACGGTACGGCCCTGATACGGGTGACCGCGGACGTCCTGGGTGAGCCCACCACGCTGCGGCTGCCCGACACGGTGGGCGAGTATGTCGAGGTCGGCCCCGCCGAGGCCAAGTTCGACCTCTCCTTCGGTCTGGTGGACACCGACGCCCCCGCCGGTCTCGTCCAGTACGGCCGGGCCGCGCTGGACGAGGAAGCGGCGGCCGGTCTCGGTGCGCACTACGGTGCGCTGCTCACCGCGGTCGCCGACGAACCGGGCGTTCGGCTGTCCCAGTTGCCCGGTGCGGTACCGGCGGCGCCGGACCAGACCGACGGGCACCCGGCCGAGGCGCTGCTGCGCGCGCACCCCGGGGTGGCCGAGGCCACGGTGCTCGAAACGGCGGGCGGTCCGCTGCTGGCGTACGCCGTGCTGCGCGAGATCGGCGGCCCCGCACCGGCCGAACTCCGCTCCCGTCTGCGGGCCGAACTGGCTCCGGAACTGGTGCCCGCCACGGTGACCCTGCTGGACGCGCTGCCCCGGACGGCCGACGGCACGGTCGACCCGGCCCGGCTGCCCGGCGTACCGTCCGCGCCCGCACCGGAAGGCGCCCGCGCCGAAGCCGTGACCGAAGGCTTCACCGCGCTGCTGGGCCGTCAGCCCGGCCCGGACGAGGACTTCTTCCTCCTCGGCGGTCATTCGCTGGTCGCCGTCCAGCTCGCCGAGCGGCTGCGCGAGGCGCTGACACTGCCGCTGACCGGCCTGGACATCATGCAGGCCCGTACCCCGCGCGCGGTCACCGCGCTGCTGGACGCCCGCGCCGCGGAACGGGCCGCCGCGCCCACGGTCACCACGGCCCGTCCGCGGCGCTCGCGCGAGGGCACGGTGCTGGTCACCGGCGGCACCGGAGGGGTCGGCGCGTTCGTCCTGCGTGAACTGGCCGCCCGCGGCCGCCCGGTGCTGGCCCTGGCCCGCCCCGAATCCGCGCATCTGGTCGCCGGGGACGGGGTGGACGTCATCGAGGGCGATCTCACCGACCTGGACGGGCTGCGCAAGGCCGTCGACAGCGCCGATGCGGTCATCCACGCGGCCTGTACCTTCACCCGCCCCGAGGTCGATGTGACGGCGATGGCGGCGATGGTCGGCGCCTGGTCGCGCGGCCCGTTCGTCTTCGTCAGCAGCGTGGACGCCTATGGGCGCCCGGCCGGTGAGTGGGTGGCGGAGGAGTCCGCCCCGGGCCATCCGCTGAGCGCGTACGGGCAGGCGAAGCTGGACTGTGAGGCGCTGCTGCTGCGGGCCGCGGGTTCCGAGGGCCGGGGCGGGGCGAGCGCCGTCCGCTCCCCCCTCGTCTGGGGCCCGCACCAGCGGCTGCGGGACCAGCTGCGCTGGGGTGCGACCGGTCTGCTCTACCAGGCCGCGCGGGAGGGCCGGCCGATCGCACTGCCCCGGCCGGGTACCGGTGGCCATGCCTGGTACGGCGCGGCCTGGGTGCACGCCGCCGCGCTGGCCCGGTCCGTGGTCTCCTGCCTGGACTCCCCCGTGCACGGCGTCGCCAACGCCGTCAGCGGACATGTCACCTGGCGGGACCTGGCCGGCGCACTGACCGAACTGCTCGGCAGCGACAGCGAGATCCTCGAAACGGACGAGGTCCATCCGGATCTCGACCACCGCTGGCACTACCACTCCGACCGGCTGTCCCCGTCCCTGCGCCTGCAGCCGGGCGAGGACTGGCGCTCCGTACTGGCCGCGATGACGGACCCGTCCGAGGGGTGA
- a CDS encoding mycothiol transferase — protein sequence MNASTDLLVDAFGRIRESVEDAVTGLDPDELGTRPDDAANSIGWLVWHLTRIQDDHLSGVAGTEQIWTSDGWYDRFGLPFSPDDTGYGHSAKEVEAVRDLTDELLMGYHGAVHDNTVQYLAGIDDKDMKRVVDRAWTPPVTLGVRLVSVIADDLQHAGQAAYVRGLLGR from the coding sequence ATGAACGCCAGCACGGACCTGCTCGTCGATGCCTTCGGACGTATCCGGGAGAGCGTCGAGGACGCGGTTACCGGGCTCGACCCCGATGAGCTCGGTACCCGCCCCGATGACGCCGCCAACTCGATCGGCTGGCTGGTCTGGCATCTCACCCGGATCCAGGACGACCATCTCTCCGGGGTGGCCGGCACCGAGCAGATCTGGACCTCGGACGGCTGGTACGACCGCTTCGGCCTCCCCTTCTCCCCCGACGACACCGGATACGGCCACTCCGCCAAGGAGGTCGAGGCCGTACGGGACCTGACCGATGAGCTGCTGATGGGCTATCACGGCGCGGTCCACGACAACACCGTGCAGTACCTCGCCGGGATCGACGACAAGGACATGAAGCGCGTCGTCGACCGGGCCTGGACACCGCCCGTCACCCTGGGCGTCCGGCTCGTCAGCGTCATCGCCGACGACCTCCAGCACGCCGGGCAGGCGGCCTATGTGCGTGGGCTGCTCGGCCGTTGA
- a CDS encoding metallophosphoesterase family protein — protein sequence MRLLLLSDTHLPKRAKALPPQLLDEVPDADVVVHAGDWVDTATLDLLAGRARRLIGVYGNNDGPELRARLPEVAYAELAGVRLGVVHETGPAQGRERRCAERFPGLDVLVFGHSHIPWDSMAGDRLRLLNPGSPTDRRREPYCTYMTAEITAGRLTAVELHRLPRRR from the coding sequence GTGCGGCTTCTGCTGCTGTCCGACACCCATCTGCCCAAGCGCGCCAAGGCGCTGCCGCCCCAGCTGCTCGACGAGGTGCCGGACGCCGATGTCGTCGTGCACGCCGGTGACTGGGTGGACACCGCCACCCTGGACCTGCTGGCGGGCCGCGCGCGGCGGCTGATCGGGGTGTACGGCAACAACGACGGCCCGGAGCTGCGGGCGCGGCTGCCCGAGGTGGCGTACGCGGAACTGGCGGGCGTACGGCTCGGTGTGGTGCATGAGACCGGCCCCGCGCAGGGCCGGGAGCGCCGGTGCGCCGAACGGTTCCCCGGGCTCGATGTGCTGGTGTTCGGGCACAGTCACATCCCCTGGGACTCCATGGCGGGCGACCGGCTGCGCCTGCTCAACCCGGGTTCGCCGACCGACCGCCGCAGGGAGCCGTACTGCACCTATATGACGGCGGAGATCACGGCGGGCCGGCTCACCGCCGTGGAGCTGCACCGCCTGCCCCGCCGGCGCTGA